A single region of the Sciurus carolinensis chromosome 16, mSciCar1.2, whole genome shotgun sequence genome encodes:
- the LOC124966534 gene encoding transcription initiation factor TFIID subunit 13-like encodes MADEEEDLTFEKENEEIGGVAEGGQGKRKRVFPKELRCMMYGFGDDQNPYTESVYIRRDLVIEFITEMTHKAMPTGRQCQVQVEDTVFLIRKDPRIFARVKDLLTMNEELARKTFDEANYGS; translated from the exons ATGGCAGATGAGGAAGAAGACCTGAcctttgaaaaggaaaatgaagaaattggagGAGTCGCAGAAGGAGGGCAGGGTAAAAGAAAGAGAGTTTTTCCTAAAGAATTACGATGTATGATGTATGGATTTGGGGATGACCAGAACCCTTACACTGAATCAGTGTATATTCGTAGAGACCTTGTCATAGAGTTCATCACTGAAATGACTCACAAGGCAATGCCAACTGGAAGACAATGTCAAGTACAAGTTGA agatacTGTCTTCTTGATTCGAAAGGACCCAAGGATCTTTGCTAGGGTTAAAGACTTGCTTACTATGAACGAAGAGCTTGCTAGAAAAACATTTGATGAAGCAAATTATGGGTCTTGA